A part of Clostridia bacterium genomic DNA contains:
- a CDS encoding ABC transporter ATP-binding protein gives MGELLTIEKVTMQFGGLKAVDNVDAVVKEGEIRAIIGPNGAGKTTLLNIIDGFYRPTSGRILFQGQDITGLPSYAIANLGIARTFQNVRLFKELTILQNIMIGRHIQLKQSSWQAILRTPKFLAEERQAREDAKRYLKSMGLEGKENVKAKNVSYGQLKLTEIARALAQQPKLLLLDEPAAGLNPSETKTFSELILRVRDQGITVVLVEHNMRLVMAVADVITVLNFGEKIAEGPPQEIRNNPEVIQAYLGKGGQAHARA, from the coding sequence ATGGGAGAACTGCTAACCATCGAAAAAGTCACCATGCAGTTTGGCGGCCTCAAAGCCGTCGACAATGTGGATGCAGTGGTAAAAGAGGGCGAGATCCGGGCCATCATTGGGCCTAACGGGGCGGGCAAGACTACCCTGCTCAATATTATTGACGGGTTCTATCGTCCTACCTCGGGCCGGATCCTCTTTCAGGGACAGGATATTACTGGCCTTCCCTCTTATGCCATAGCCAATCTTGGCATCGCCCGTACCTTTCAGAACGTACGGCTGTTCAAGGAGCTAACCATTCTCCAAAACATCATGATTGGCCGCCACATCCAGCTCAAACAATCCAGCTGGCAGGCCATCTTGCGCACGCCTAAATTTCTGGCTGAGGAAAGGCAGGCCCGGGAGGATGCCAAAAGGTATCTCAAGAGCATGGGCCTAGAGGGTAAGGAAAATGTCAAGGCCAAGAACGTTTCCTACGGCCAGCTTAAGCTGACCGAGATTGCCCGGGCCCTGGCCCAGCAGCCCAAACTCCTGCTCCTGGATGAACCGGCGGCTGGCCTCAACCCTAGCGAAACCAAGACTTTCAGCGAGTTGATACTGCGGGTAAGGGACCAAGGAATCACGGTAGTATTGGTGGAACACAACATGCGTTTGGTTATGGCGGTGGCGGATGTGATAACGGTGCTGAACTTTGGTGAAAAAATCGCCGAGGGCCCTCCCCAAGAAATCCGCAATAATCCTGAGGTTATCCAGGCTTATCTGGGCAAAGGAGGCCAGGCCCATGCTCGAGCTTAA
- a CDS encoding branched-chain amino acid ABC transporter permease: protein MKSKASLKYLVIAAVALIAGIFPWLLGDYYRSVLDFALINCIVALGLNYIYGYTGYISFAQAGFFGIGAYTAALLSVDLHVPFLPALIAAGIVAAIFGLILGIPALKLKGHYLAMATIGFGIILQLVMINWVGLTKGPAGVQGIASPSLGPLTFESYTSFYYLALVILVIAALVAYCIENSKLGRAFMAIREDELAAGACGINLTYTKVTAFMLSAFYGGIGGALYAFMLTYISPDNFSFDQSIVFFTMVLAGGAGTVWGPIIGAFALTFVPEWLRFLKEYYMAVYGVGIILLMLFLPGGIASLFQEEGRLGRLFKRQQPETVVPPEEATRAADTAARMGGL, encoded by the coding sequence ATGAAGTCAAAAGCCAGTCTCAAGTATTTGGTCATTGCGGCGGTAGCGCTGATAGCCGGGATCTTTCCCTGGCTTTTAGGCGACTACTACCGCTCGGTGCTGGACTTTGCCTTGATCAACTGCATAGTGGCCCTGGGTCTAAATTATATCTACGGTTATACTGGTTACATCTCTTTTGCTCAGGCTGGATTCTTTGGCATCGGAGCCTATACCGCTGCCTTGCTCTCGGTGGACCTCCACGTACCTTTCCTACCGGCGCTAATAGCCGCGGGAATAGTGGCGGCTATCTTTGGCTTGATCCTGGGCATTCCTGCTTTGAAGCTCAAAGGTCACTACCTAGCCATGGCTACCATCGGCTTTGGTATCATTTTGCAGCTGGTGATGATCAACTGGGTGGGCCTCACCAAGGGTCCGGCTGGCGTACAGGGGATCGCCTCCCCCAGCTTGGGGCCGCTTACCTTTGAAAGCTACACTAGCTTCTATTATCTGGCGTTGGTAATCCTGGTAATTGCGGCCTTAGTGGCCTATTGCATTGAAAATTCGAAGCTAGGGCGAGCCTTTATGGCTATTCGCGAGGACGAGCTGGCGGCTGGAGCCTGCGGCATCAACCTTACCTATACTAAGGTAACGGCCTTTATGCTGAGCGCTTTCTATGGTGGTATAGGTGGTGCGCTATACGCCTTCATGCTCACCTATATCAGTCCGGACAACTTCTCTTTCGATCAGTCCATAGTTTTCTTTACTATGGTTCTGGCTGGGGGCGCGGGCACGGTGTGGGGTCCCATCATTGGCGCCTTTGCCCTTACCTTCGTTCCGGAATGGCTGCGCTTCCTCAAAGAGTACTATATGGCAGTTTACGGGGTAGGCATTATCTTGTTAATGCTGTTCTTGCCCGGAGGTATAGCTAGCTTGTTCCAAGAGGAAGGCCGGCTAGGTCGGTTGTTTAAGCGTCAGCAGCCAGAAACTGTGGTGCCCCCGGAGGAAGCAACTCGGGCAGCTGATACTGCAGCTAGAATGGGGGGTCTGTGA
- a CDS encoding branched-chain amino acid ABC transporter permease, with protein MAQLLINGLAMGSIYGLVALGFVLIVNAVNVVNFAQGEVVMIGTFLAATAVLSLHLPIIVAYLFSLVLMAGFGYIFQRVAYYPLRDKPAITVIVCTIGVSVFLKNVARLIWGPQPLFFSGLFGDQSIKIFSVYVLPQNLLILGVTVALVLFQYWFFNKLPLGRMMQATAQDQEAAALMGIRVNKMIAYTFIYSSMLAAAAGVMVAPIYFVSPEMGGTLGLKAFCASIIGGFGSIPGAILGGLFIGVVETFAAAYISSIYKDAFAFIVLILILMFLPQGVFGEKISEKV; from the coding sequence ATGGCGCAGCTCCTGATCAACGGGCTGGCTATGGGCTCCATCTACGGGCTCGTAGCCCTAGGGTTCGTGCTCATCGTCAACGCCGTCAACGTGGTCAACTTTGCCCAGGGCGAAGTGGTCATGATCGGCACCTTCTTGGCGGCCACGGCGGTACTTTCCCTCCACCTGCCTATCATTGTGGCTTACTTGTTTTCGCTGGTGTTAATGGCCGGTTTCGGTTACATCTTCCAACGGGTGGCGTACTATCCTCTGCGGGATAAACCCGCTATCACGGTCATAGTCTGCACCATCGGCGTGAGCGTGTTTTTAAAGAACGTGGCCCGGTTAATTTGGGGCCCACAGCCTCTATTCTTCTCCGGCCTCTTCGGCGACCAAAGCATCAAGATATTCTCTGTATATGTTTTGCCCCAAAACCTTCTCATCCTCGGGGTTACTGTGGCTTTGGTTCTCTTTCAGTACTGGTTCTTTAACAAGCTGCCCCTAGGTAGAATGATGCAGGCTACGGCCCAGGACCAGGAAGCCGCAGCCTTGATGGGGATCCGGGTTAACAAAATGATTGCTTACACCTTTATTTATAGCTCCATGCTGGCGGCGGCGGCCGGAGTTATGGTGGCTCCCATCTACTTCGTCTCCCCAGAGATGGGCGGTACGTTGGGGCTAAAAGCCTTCTGTGCCAGCATAATTGGTGGGTTTGGAAGCATTCCCGGGGCCATTCTGGGCGGGTTGTTCATAGGCGTGGTGGAAACCTTTGCTGCTGCCTACATCTCTTCCATCTATAAAGACGCCTTTGCGTTTATAGTATTGATTCTCATCCTGATGTTCCTGCCGCAGGGAGTCTTCGGGGAAAAAATCTCGGAAAAGGTGTGA